CTCCATCATCCGCACGTAGACGTCGCGGTTGATGTCCTCGGGCCCCTCGGGCGTCATGAAGTCGAAGACGCGCGGGGACATCACGTGCACGCCCGTGAAGTGCCAGGGCGTGAGCCCCTCGCCTCCGGGCCCGAAGCCCGCGATGCGCCGCACCTGGCCCCGCCCATCCACGTCCACCGAGGCGTACTTCTCGTTCTCCGGCATGGGCAAAAGCACCATCGTCGCCGCCGCGCCCGACGCCCGGTGCGCCTGGACCACCGGGCGCAGGTCCACCGGGAAGAGGATGTCGCCGTTGAAGACGAGGAAGTCCTCGCCCGCGAGGAAGTCCCTCAGGCCGCGGATGCCGCCGCCGGTGCCCTGGATGACGGGCTCGTGCACCACGTGCAGCGTGAGCCCCGCGCGCTCGCACTCGGCGCGGGCGGTGGCCGCCATGACGTCCGGCAGGTGGTGGGTGTTGATGCCCACCTCCCGCACGCCCGCGCCGCGCAGCACCGCCAGGTGATAGCGGAAGAGGGGCTGACCGAGGAACGGCAGGGCCGGCTTGGGCCAGCGCTCGGTGAACGGACGCAGGCGCGTGCCCAGCCCCGCGCAGAGAATCATCGCCTTCATGTGCGGCCCCTCTTTCCTTGGTCCCGCCTCAGCCCAGCTCGGGCACGTACTTCGCTACCAGCTTGCGCAGCCCACCCATCTCCGGCCGCCGCTCGAAGGCGTCGCGCACGTAGCGCAGCGACGCGGGGATGGACACCAGGAAGCCCGGGTTGCCCTTCACGCGGTTGATGAACTCGAAGCGGCCCGCGTCCTTCATCTTGCGCTGCAGCGTGAGCAGATCGAAGAAGGCCTTGAAGCCCGTGGGCTCGATGCGCTCGCCCGTGAGCTGCGCGAACGTGGCGATGTACCGGTCGAGCATGGCGTCCACGAAGCCGCGGTCCAGCTCCACGTAGCTGTCGCGCAGGAGCGCCACGAGATCGTACTGGCGCGGGCCCTGGAGCGCGTCCTGGAAGTCGATGACCACCAGCTCCCCGTCCTTCACCATGATGTTGCGGCTCTGGTAGTCGCGGTGCGTGAAGCCCCGGGGCGCGGCGGCCAGTTGCTTCGCGATGTCGCGGAAGACGCGGTCCAGTTCGGCGCGCTCGGCGTCCGTGGGCTTCTTCCCGCTCCACGCCTCCATGCCCCACTCCCGGAAGTGGTGCAGCTCCCAGTCGTAGAGGTCCTCGTCGAAGGCGCGCGTGAAGGCGAGGCAATTGGGGTCCACGTGGCGCTCGGCCTGGGCGCGCAGGCGCGCGAGCAGATCCACCGCCCGGGTGTACAGCTCGTCGCGGTGCTTGCCGCCCTCGAGCGCCGCCTCGAACGTCCTGTCCGTCAGGTCCTCGAGCACCATCATCCCGGCGGGCTCGTCGTAGCGCAGGATGCGCGGCACGCGGATGCCCAGCCCCTCGAGGTAGCGGTGCACGTTGATGAAGGGCAGCTCCTTGGGCGGCTCGCCCTTGGACGCCTCCTCGCTCTTCTTCGAGGCCTCCAACGGCATCACCATCAACACCCAGCTCTCTGGCGCGGTGCCCACGCGGTAGTACGAGCGGTTGCTCGCATCGCCCTTGAGCTTGGTGATGGGAGCCTGGGGCACGGGGCGGCCAATGGCCTTCCCGACCTGGTCGCGCAGCGCGGCCTCGAGTTCCATAGGGATGCGGTTCTCCTGCAACGGGTGGGTGAAAACGGCGCGCGAGTATGGGAGCGCGCACGCGCGGGGTCAAAACCCCTGTGCCAGAGCGCGTCATTCCCCTCACTCGCGGGACGTGAATCGTGTCCACTTGCGCGCTGCGCCGCGTCGGAAGACGGGGAATCCGGCGGAGTGTTGAATGGGGCCAGGGGGATGACTTCGGTCAGGGTCGACCCCACCCTCACAGGGCGGTAATAAGGACGCGCCGCTCCCTACCCCACACGAGAGTTCCCGATGGACATCCACGACAACATCCTTTCGGCGATTGGCCACACCCCCCTGGTCAAGCTGCAGCGCCTGGTCGGCCCGAACGACGCGACGGTGCTGGTCAAATGCGAGTTCATGAATCCCGGCGCGTCCATCAAGGACCGGATGGCGCTCTACATCATCGAGAAGGCCGAGCGGGAGGGGAAGCTCAAGCCCGGCGGCACCATCGTGGAGAACACCTCGGGCAACACGGGCATGGGCGTGGCGCTGGCCGCGGCGGTCAAGGGCTACAAGTGCATCTTCACCATGCCGGACAAGATGTCGCTGGAGAAGATCAACCGCCTGAAGGCCTTTGGCGCGCAGGTGGTGGTGACGCCCACGAACGTGCCGGCCGAGGATCCGCGCAGCTACTACGAGACGGCCAAGCGCCTGCACCGGGAGACCCCGGGCGCGTTCATGCTCAACCAGTACCACAACCCCGACAACATCGAGGCGCACTACAAGATCACCGGGCCGGAGATCCTCGAGCAGACCGAGGGGAAGATCGACTACTTCGTGTCGGGCCTGGGCACGGGCGGCACGATGAGCGGCGCGGGCAAGTTCCTCAAGGAGAAGATCCCCGGCCTGAAGAACGTGGGCGTGGATCCGGAAGGCTCCGTCTACGAGGGCTACTTCAAGACGGGCAAGCTGACCGAGCCGCACGTCTACAAGGTCGAGGGCATCGGCGAGGACATGCTGTGCGGCGCCATGGACTTCAAGGTGCTGGACGACGTGCGCCAGGTGGATGACCGCCAGAGCTTCGTGGCGGCGCGGCGGCTGGCGCGCGAGGAGGGCATCTTCGCGGGTGGCTCGGCGGGCGCGGCGGTGCACGTGGCGGTGCAGCTCGCCAAGGAAGTGGGCAAGGGCAAGACGATCGTCGTCATCCTCCCCGACACCGGCATGAGCTACATCAGCAAGTTCCACTCGGACGAGTGGATGCGCGACAACGGCTTCATGGAGGAGAAGGGCGCGGGCACGGTGCGCGATCTGCTCCAGGGCAAGAAGGACGTCATCACCGCGCGCAAGGGCCAGCGCGTGGACCAGGTGGTGGAGACGATGCGCCAGCGCGGCATCAGCCAGATGCCGGTGCTCGCCGAGGACGGCCGCGCGCTCGGGATGATCCACGAGTACGATCTGCTCAACGCGCTGGTGGCCAACCAGGTGAAGTTCGCGGACACCATCGACAGCATCGTCACGCCGCTGCAGGGCGTGGTGGCGCCGGAGACGAGCCTCAACCGGCTGCGCGAGGTGTTCAACCAGGACAAGGTCGCCGTGGTGAAGGAGGGCGAGAAGGTGCTCGCCGTCATCACGAAGATCGATCTCATCGAGCACCTGCACCGCGTTGCGGGCTGAGCACGCCCCGTGGAGGTGAACGACGAAGCGGTGAAGGACGCGGTGCGGCGGGCCTGTGAGGACGTGGGCCTGCCACTCGCCTACCGCTTCGCCGTGAGTCAGTTGCTGCGCACCCCTCCCGCCGACTGGCCCACGTGCTGCGGCGAGGGGTGTTTTCCCTGCTCCCAGTCGTTGGCGGACGCGGCGGCCCGGGCGCTGGAGCTGCTCGGCCAGCCACGCCCGGCGCGTTGACTAGGACAGACGAGAGAGCAGCCGCTCCGCGTGCTCGCGGATGCTCTTCGACCCCCGGGCCTTGGCTCGGAGCGCGTGCTCGCGCGCCTTGGGCACGTCGCTGTCGGCGAGCGCCAGCGCCATGTTGAGGTTCAGGCTCGGCTCGTCGGGATGCGCCCCGAGCGCCACCCCCAGGAGCTGGGCGGCCTGGGCCGCGCCCCCAGGCTGGGACATGAAGAGCACCGCCAGCTCGCACGCGGGCCCCGGCGCCTGGGGATTGAGCTTCCAGGCCTCCTCCAACCACTTCAGCGCCCCGACCTGGTCGCCCTCCATGCGGCGGATGTTCGCCAACGCCAGGCGCGCGTCGATGCCCTTCGGCTCCAGCGACAGCGAGGCATTCAACAACCGCTCGGCCTCCTGCGTGTAGCCCATCATCATGTTCGTCAGCCCGTGCAGGTAGGCCGCCGCGGCGTTGCGCGGGCTGTGGGTGCGGAACTCGGCGGCCGTGCGCATCGCGCCCTTCGTCTCGCCCATCAGCAGATAGAGCTGGATGAGCTCGGGGTAGAGCTCCGCCTTGTCCGGCACCCGCTCCACGGCCTGCTTCATCAACGTCAGGGCCCGGTTGAGCTGGCCCTGATGGACGAGCAGCCGCGCGGCGAGCAGGGGCGCCTGGTAGTCACCCGGGTTGACCTCGGTGGCCTTCTGGAAGTGCAGCAGCGCCTGCTCCCCCTTGCCCTGCCCCTGCCGCGCCATGCCCAGGGCGAGCAGGAGGGAGGACTCCTCGGGTTGCAGCCGCAGCGCGCGCTCGAACGCCTCCGCCGCGTCCTCGAACCGCCCGCGGGTGAGCAGGGCCTGTCCGAGGTTGAGCAGCACGAAGGCATCCGCGTCCTTCCGGGCCGCCAGCTTCCGCAGCGCCTCGAGCGCCTTCTCGTCTCCCGCCACGGCATCGAGCCGGGCCAGGTGGACCTGCGCCTCGGCGTTCTGGGGCTCCACCTTCAGCAGGCGGCGCAACAGGGCGCGCCCGGCGTCGTTCTCGCCTCGCGACAGGCGCAGCCGCGCGAGTCCCAGCAGCGCGTTCCCATCCTGGGGATCATGCGCCAGGGCACGCTCGAACTCCCGGATCGCCTCCTCCGGCTTTCCTTGCTTCTCCAGGCGAGCAGCCTCGGCGGATTGAAGGGAGACCTTCGTCATGAGCGGCCACCTCCACGAACAGCGATGGACACCGGGAGTCCAGGCGCTCCCGGGGGGGAGAGAGCCCCCCCGGACTCCACCTTACGCCACCTCGAGCGCCTGCTTCAGGTCGTCGATGAGATCCTGCGCGTCCTCGATGCCCACGGACAGGCGGATGAGCCCATCGGAGATGCCGAGCAGCTCGCGCGTCTCCTTGGGGACGGAGGCGTGCGTCATGATGGCCGGGTGCTCGATGAGCGACTCCACGCCACCGAGCGACTCGGCGCAGGCGAACACCTTGACGGCCTTGAGGAAGCGGCGCGCGGAGTCCAGACCGCCCTTGATGTCGAAGGTCATCATGCCGCCAAAGCCCTTCATCTGCTTGCGGGCGAGCGCGTACTGGGGGTGGCTCTCCAGACCCGGGTAGGTGGCCTTGCTCACCTTGGGGTGCTTGACGAGGAACTCGGCCAC
The nucleotide sequence above comes from Cystobacter fuscus DSM 2262. Encoded proteins:
- a CDS encoding aminoglycoside phosphotransferase family protein — its product is MELEAALRDQVGKAIGRPVPQAPITKLKGDASNRSYYRVGTAPESWVLMVMPLEASKKSEEASKGEPPKELPFINVHRYLEGLGIRVPRILRYDEPAGMMVLEDLTDRTFEAALEGGKHRDELYTRAVDLLARLRAQAERHVDPNCLAFTRAFDEDLYDWELHHFREWGMEAWSGKKPTDAERAELDRVFRDIAKQLAAAPRGFTHRDYQSRNIMVKDGELVVIDFQDALQGPRQYDLVALLRDSYVELDRGFVDAMLDRYIATFAQLTGERIEPTGFKAFFDLLTLQRKMKDAGRFEFINRVKGNPGFLVSIPASLRYVRDAFERRPEMGGLRKLVAKYVPELG
- a CDS encoding nucleotidyltransferase family protein, producing the protein MKAMILCAGLGTRLRPFTERWPKPALPFLGQPLFRYHLAVLRGAGVREVGINTHHLPDVMAATARAECERAGLTLHVVHEPVIQGTGGGIRGLRDFLAGEDFLVFNGDILFPVDLRPVVQAHRASGAAATMVLLPMPENEKYASVDVDGRGQVRRIAGFGPGGEGLTPWHFTGVHVMSPRVFDFMTPEGPEDINRDVYVRMMEAGVPVRGEGVRAYWSDLGTPSRYLATVRDVLSGQVSLEGLGGDSPFALAPRGPDNAWAHASARVEGQVVGPAHFDAGCTVARGAHVGACVSVGAGVRVGEGARLERAAILEGTEVAPGESLVEVVAWGAYRVAAPL
- a CDS encoding pyridoxal-phosphate dependent enzyme, with the protein product MDIHDNILSAIGHTPLVKLQRLVGPNDATVLVKCEFMNPGASIKDRMALYIIEKAEREGKLKPGGTIVENTSGNTGMGVALAAAVKGYKCIFTMPDKMSLEKINRLKAFGAQVVVTPTNVPAEDPRSYYETAKRLHRETPGAFMLNQYHNPDNIEAHYKITGPEILEQTEGKIDYFVSGLGTGGTMSGAGKFLKEKIPGLKNVGVDPEGSVYEGYFKTGKLTEPHVYKVEGIGEDMLCGAMDFKVLDDVRQVDDRQSFVAARRLAREEGIFAGGSAGAAVHVAVQLAKEVGKGKTIVVILPDTGMSYISKFHSDEWMRDNGFMEEKGAGTVRDLLQGKKDVITARKGQRVDQVVETMRQRGISQMPVLAEDGRALGMIHEYDLLNALVANQVKFADTIDSIVTPLQGVVAPETSLNRLREVFNQDKVAVVKEGEKVLAVITKIDLIEHLHRVAG
- a CDS encoding tetratricopeptide repeat protein — its product is MTKVSLQSAEAARLEKQGKPEEAIREFERALAHDPQDGNALLGLARLRLSRGENDAGRALLRRLLKVEPQNAEAQVHLARLDAVAGDEKALEALRKLAARKDADAFVLLNLGQALLTRGRFEDAAEAFERALRLQPEESSLLLALGMARQGQGKGEQALLHFQKATEVNPGDYQAPLLAARLLVHQGQLNRALTLMKQAVERVPDKAELYPELIQLYLLMGETKGAMRTAAEFRTHSPRNAAAAYLHGLTNMMMGYTQEAERLLNASLSLEPKGIDARLALANIRRMEGDQVGALKWLEEAWKLNPQAPGPACELAVLFMSQPGGAAQAAQLLGVALGAHPDEPSLNLNMALALADSDVPKAREHALRAKARGSKSIREHAERLLSRLS